The DNA segment CGCACTTGTAAAAATtctcagaagaaagcaaaaaggcaaACAACGAGATGCAAGGTGTAGGTGCTGAGCATCCCCAAGGGGGTCCAGAAGTTGCTGCGTCCACAGACAGCCACTTCTGTGCTGACAGCCTCCTTGCATCAGATTTTCACTGCCCTCTAAGCTCTCCCACTTGCAAACAAGTCAAAGACTAGGACATAAGCATCTTCCTCTGTAGGGGACGTTGCTTCCCCCAAACGaggcccctggcatcttatctcttaaggagataactcgaattccccaCTGCATGCATCATTTTTGGGAatcgaaactgtttttattggctaTTAAACTAGGATggtaattggtttattttctcacctaggattttaaggtaattggttagtttgtaatgtataagcttttattggttagattttgaatcctctAGAAACTTATATAAGACTTCTGTAACACCCCCCGAGTTGGACTTCTGCGATCAGTTTCCCTTCAGACAATAAATGCATCTGAAATGACTGAAACAGAAGTTTCAAGCCTTCCTCTCCGCTAGTGTGTAACTGAAGTCTGTTACAGGCGTTCCTGAACCTATCGGAACTCCTGCAGCAGACTGGGGTGGCCGGTCCCTCGCGGAGCGCTCCCGGAGGAGGGAGGTGCAGGGTGCCGGTCCCTCACGGAGCGCTCCcggaggcggggggggggggggggggggggggggggggggggggggggggggggggggggggggggggggggggggggggggggggggggggggggggggggggggggggggggggggggggggggggggggggggggggggggggggggggggggggggggggggggggggggggggggggggggggggggggggggggggggggggggggggggggggggggggggggggggggggggggggggggggggggggggggggggggggggggggggggggggggggggggggggggggggggggggggggggggggggggcgctcccGGAGCAGGGAGGTGCCGGGCTCGGGGCGGGGTCCCGGCCGCTCCGCCTCCCTGCTCTGACGCCGTCACGTCCCGCGCGGCCACCGTCGTGTAAGATGGCGGCGGCGGAGAGCAGCGACAGCGAGGAGGAGGACTTGGTGAGCTATGGAAGCgcgctgcagcccctgcaggagggTAAGGGACCGCCGGGAGGTTTGTCTGCTCCTTCTCCGTCTCTCTGTCCATGCGTTGTGGCGAGCGCCGGAGAGCGGCTCGGCATGAGAGGCTGGGCATCCCGATGGCCTGCGCGGTTCGGTCCGGTTCGCGCTGAGCGCCCTCCCGCCCTTCCTTTGGGGAGCTGTGGGCGCAGCGCAGCGCAGAtctgcttcccttcctcctgctaCCGCGGGGCTGCGGGGCCTTTCTCCGCAGCCGTGCTGTCCTGCGGGAGGAGGGGGCCCGGCACAGGGCCGGGGAGCGGAGTGCGGAAAGGCCCTCGCAGCACCCGGCACAGGGCCGGGGAGCGGAGTGCGGAAAGGCCCTCGCAGCACCGCACCTGTTTGCGGCTGCGGGTGGGGTACCCCGCGCCTTGTGGCTGGGTGGAGCTAGCTGCTGGTCTTTGCTTCTGTCctttcccccagcccctcagaaaaaaaaaaagtccaagtATAACAGTTCAAGTGTACGCAGTTACGTTAATCTCACCGCCAGATGCTTACATTGATGAGATGCGCAAGGCATCGTTGAAGGACTAAGGTTGTGACTTCCgctttaataaaagaaatattgttaaaaaggggtaaatgttttgtttgtgttttgtttcagtttagaCACTTTTGATGTGTAATTTCTCAAGCAATTAGTGAAGAAATCCTGCCAAAGGTCTTGCGTACTTAAAAACTAAAAGTTtcctttcacaggaaaaaatccagtgtTCTCAGAAGTCAGTAGCGTTAAGGGTTTTGATGTGAACACTTCATGCTTTTCCTTACCAATAAGCATCAATGATGTATATGAATAGTTGCAATGGAGTGGAAATAAATGTAAACTGCTGATGATTTCCACCTCAGGGTGGCTAATGTTTGACCCTGTTCCTACTTGCACGGAAAAAATTGCCTCTGGAGGAAGTAGGAAGTTGCTTCTTCGCGTAAAGTTGTGTCTTACTTTCTGATTTATTTGATTGTAGGTGAACGAATTAAAAAGCCAGTTCCTCTTCAAGAACAGACTGTTAAAGATGCAAAGGGACGATACCAGCGTTTCCATGGCGCATTTACTGGTGGCTTTTCTGCTGGATACTTTAACACTGTTGGGACAAAGGAAGGTTAGatattttcctgtcttctggGAATGGTTAAATTGAGAATCATATTGTCAtgttagtgaaaaaaaaattaactgtcactaagcatttttgtttcttctattCCTTATACTGTGAATAGTTGAAATAGTATTGCAATTTCAGTTATTTCTCCTTGAGTTTTTGGACTGTGATTTTACAGATATTCCTTTGATGTATCCTTAAGATGTAAGcttgaaatatttgatttgtttttgaaTACTATGTTGCCTTAAGTACCTTACTTAGATATTTAACTTCTCTAAAGGATGGACACCTTCAGCTTTTGTATCATCACGGCAGAAGAGAGCAGATAGAACCACTTTTGGACCAGAAGACTTCATGGATGAAGAGGTAAATTTAGAAAGGAATTGAAAACTTGTGTAAATAGTTGCCATGGCAGCAAAAATTGAAGTAACCTTGAAATTCCTTCTTGTATACAGTGTTATTCTACTAGTTATATACACTATTTCATACATTCATGTAAGAAATTCCTATAatgtcaaaaaataaaaccagaactCAACCTTTTTACTTTAtcagaaaatgtaaatacttTTGAAACTGTGTAAGATATTTCCACTGAAGTTCTTGCAAAAACAGCTGTATAAGTGGCTTGAGAAAATTAGCAAAGGTCATATgccattttcattattttgctaTTACAGTAAGTAAGAATTTGAAGGATGTTTAAtctaaatgttttcattttgtgtgtATATTTCCAGGATCTTAGTGAATTTGGGATAGCACCAAAAGATATTACGACTACAGATGATTTTGCCTCTAAAGCTAAAGACAGAATAAAGGAGAAAGCCAGACAGATTGCAGGAGTAGTTGCTCCCATTCCAGGAACCACTGCATTTGATGATTTAATAGGACCATCTAAGTAAGTAAATTGCCATAAAAGTTTGCCAAACCATTCCTTTCACTTAGAAGTGTTGTATTGCCTAGAAAAGTAACGTTTGACCGTGGTAATTGTGAGACTGGAAGATCCTGCAGTGTTACATTTCCTCAGTGGCCTCCACctggatttttgtttgcatGTGCAGACTTGTAGCAAGTAAACATCTATAAACTGGAAGGTAGTGTGTATGCAAATACTGACatattcagattttattttgaagcagGATATAAAACCAGAAGTTCAAATATTTACGTGTGCATTATTTATCAACAAATAATAAAGGTGTGGTTTGAAGTAattctgggttttgtttccttttgttttctttttagaataACAGTTGGGGTTGAACTGTTGCGAAAAATGGGCTGGAAAGAAGGACAAGGAATTGGACCACGAGTCAAAAGAAAGCCATGCAGACAGAAACCTGGTAAGTTCAAGGAAGTTCCTGAGCTAATTAACTTTCTTGTTAGTAGAAAGTTAACATTCACAGACTGATTAGAAAGTtgattttaaactctttttaCTAATGTAATATGATGTTATGATGTCTTTTACAGATCCCACAGTGAAAATATATGGCTGTGCATTACCACCTGGACTCTCTGAGGGGTCTGAGGTATGAACAGGCAAAAGTGGTCTGTTGACTTATGTAAGAATATGTGGTAACAcataaaagaaaccaaaacattaaattctttaatgtcctcaaacagtattttaaaatgaagttccAAATCTTAAAATTGTTTATAATTACTGTCTGTGCTTAATGTGAAGAAAGGTTTCAATATCTAAATTTCTTCTATTGCTATATAAGCCGGTATAGTTCATACACAATTGAGGAAATGCAAACTTGCTCGTGTTAACTGAATGTTGTACAAGCTCAACATACAGAACTTTTAGTCATACTTACTCTtacaaacttttattttgtctAAGGATGAAGAGGATGAATACCAGCCAGAGAATGTGACGTTTGCACCAAAGGATGTAATGCCTGTAGACTTGACTCCCAAAGAGAATGTCCATGGGCTTGGCTACAAGGGTTTGGACCCCTCACAAGCTTTGTTTGGTGTATCTGGACAAGAGCACCTGAATCTTTTCACAGGTGGTTCTGAAGAAACAAGCAATTTACTTGGTGATCTGAGACACagtaaaggaagaaaactagGTATTACAGGTCAGGTAAGgacattttttaatgtgttttatgGTTAGTGCAGAAAAATCCGcatctattttgttttttcttaaatgaaaagcTCCACAtctattctgttttttcttaaattaaaagctCCTGGTCGTTGTAGTATTATTGTAAGAAATGTTAAGTGTGGGcatctattttgttttttcttaaatgaaaagcTCCTGGTCACTGTAGTATTATTGTAAGAAATGTTAAGTGTGGTTTgagaatgggattttttttaaacttactttGAAGATGTGGAAAAATCCTTAGAACTTTCAAATGCCTTCACTTGCTGAAACTATAAAAGACAAGTATAAAAACTACCTAACACTGAGTAGCTGgacagaaaaatgttctgtattACTTTGATTAGATAAAGTTAATATTCAGTATGTTTTTAGTTCATGGTTTTTGTCTATTATGCTTTCAGTAAGGCTGTATCTGTCAGCTAGAGAGGTTTTGTGTTGCTCCAGGGTATTTGTAGTTCTTATCTAGAAGCACTGTCAGTTTGTATTTTCTGAGAATTCTGCTTgtttaatttcccttttaactgacatatttttttccttttgagaacTTAACCTGCTCTTTGTCAGATTGCAAAAGTTATTTTGGTGGAACTAGTCCGCTGTCCTTCTCCTGTACGCACCAAActtgctgtccctccctgccaaGGGGGTGgaatgtgtttgctttgtgctcactgaggtgtggggttttttccacctCAGTTTCTGTGGTGAAACTGTACATTTTTCCCAGTATGTGGGGgggtgtgtatatatatatatataaaaatatatatttgtgcTATATGTTTTATATAGATGGATAGATAGCCATGTAGAAGTGTTCTAATATGTGACTTAGAAGTATTTTTACACTTTTGAGttctcatttaaaatatgtattttaggCTTTTGGTGTAGGAGCTTTAGAGGAAGAAGATGATGATATTTATGCAACTGACACACTGTCAAAATATGATACAGTTCTAAAGGATGAGGAGCCTGGAGATGGCTTGTATGGCTGGACAGCACCAAAACAGTACAAATCCACAAAAAGTAAGAACTGTGGTTCTCTTTAAAGAGCAAGTGTAATatgggtggggaaaaaaaaagaattatagTCTCTGTTTGccatgtattttaattttcaaccTTGATATATGAAAATTCAACCAGTCTTCCTTCTTCTGTATTGAAGTGTTCaattatggaaataatttccaaagTCCTCCACTAATCCCAGTGTATATTAAACCCTAACAAAAGGGAAATATGTGCTGCTTTGTGAGATACAGCATTCAgtttcactgaagaaaacaagtgATTGTGAATCACAGTTACAAAATATGACCTGGCActtaaaaagaacttttttttagataaacttctgtattttcagataatttttggTATCTTGGTACcactttatttttactgcacTATGCAAGTGCATGGAATATTGTCATAATTTCTGGAGTACATGTTCACATGAAGTGTACACATTATTGGCACTGATGTTGTTAGCTGTGCACAGTATGGATACTGTTACTTCACTAGAAGCCATGTTCAGCCTGCAGCAATCACTCTGGTAGCAGTTCTCAGTTGTATAGTACTAATCCAGAATCAGaacctttaattttaaatgaaagatgGTGAAGGCAAACTACAATTATGATTCATAATAAATGCTGACATatggaaaatattcagaaaaaaaaattgcctaaTACACATGTTTTAAATATTGACCAGCTCTGTGATCATTTTGTAGGGCCTGAAGGAGAATTTAAATATATAGGCAAAGTCCTGGCTGGTTTTTCCTTGGCATCAAAATCATCAGCTCCAATCAAGGTAAGCAGATAGCGAGATTTTATGTATTAAGAATGACATCATTCATCATGTGAACTGTGCACACTCTACTTCTTCTCgaagtttttctgttcttagAAGTAAATGTTTTGGTCAGCAGTAAAAATTGCTGAATGAACAAAAATATGGCACTAGGGGCTGTTCATTAGATAACTAAAATTTATAGGACTCCTGAAGGTATTTCAGCTTTGCCTGAGTACTGGCTTTGAACAAATGCCTTCTACACTATTCGCTGCTACTTGCCATAAAGTTGGAGGAATGGTTTAATCtaacttaaaaagaaaagaaattacaaattttGGTTCTAGATCTTTCACATGTAACATTcagttttctgtaaaaattagGCCTTGTccattttggtattttggtgACAACTTCTTAGTTCAGTCTTCAGGTTTACATATTTATGCCATGTATATTTGCATAAATTAGAATGACAAACAATTGTATGACAGGTTCCTCTTTCTAAGGAGGAATACTTGTGTGGTATAGAAAATGGCAACATATAGGGAGCACAGAGATAACCTTTTAAGCAACAGCTTGAAAGAAGAACATGGGAAAAACACTttgaaagatattaaaataaagcaagcacAGAAGTACTAAATAGTCTAATTAATTGATTAAATAATTtgacttcattttaaaaaaatagtaagcAATATTAAGAGGTATTTTCTCAAATGAAAGAGGTGCATCCTAAGACTCttgttaatttttctgtcacttaatgtgcacattttcacattttttcgTGGTTGAAAATATATTGTCAATATTTTTGTTCCCAGACTTTATATTACAATGCCAATTACTGGATGAAACTAAAGGGATTGGTAGCTTGTACTATCTGTTTCTGCTGCTAAGATGTAAATTGAGGAATTCTTAGGTTGAGCTGACTTTTTATGAAACACATTTATAAGTGTTGCATAcaaaattctctctctctcagtgggttttttgttttgttgcccCTTTCCCCCCACAGATATATCCACCACCCAGCCTGCCACGAAATTACAGACCATTCCATTACTTTCGACCTGTGATAATAGCTGGGAATGAAAACAGCCATTTACAGAAGGCATTGGAGCAGTCGACTGGGAAACTGGAGAGTGATCCAACACACCAAAGCAGGCATGCTTTGAATGCAGCTCAGAGGAGGGAACAGCTAGGAGAGACTGAGCTGAAAGGTATTAAGACACATCACCATATCTTTGCTTGTGTTTCAAGCATGTTTGTATGTTTATTTATGGAACAGTAAGAATTTAGTCTGGCCTTCAGTGCCTGTTTACTGACATAAATATAGCAAATCTATTTACCATAGCTGGTTACAATTTCATTGTTCAGTTTCCTCTCAGCAGTTGAATTGTTGACATAACtgtctgtattttcatttacttaaatattttaaagacagaaagtATATGTTGGATTGTGTTTTGTTGGGGAAGGTTGTGGCCTTTTTTGAATACAGTAGGCTGTGatgattttctctgcaaaaatgATGTTTCACTGAAATACATTCAAAtatactaaaaaaataatttgtaactGTGGCTCACATTTGTATCTACAATAGTAAACTTTATCGAGTTATATGTAAATACCATAAAGGATGTAATAGTGgtcaaatttttatttgctatgtATTCCATTTTATTGTTAATTTCTGCTTAAGAGCATTTTATCTGAATGTATACGCTTGTGATTGGGATTTGTCCTCTACTAAAGTGGAAGAAatagttttaataatttttcatttctctttatcttttactgttttttttctgctttaggtCCGGCTCCTTCTATTTTGGAATATTTGTGTGAGAAAGATAGAGAAAGACTCAAAGAAGTGAAACGAGCATCTGaacagcaaatgaaagcaaaagtaGTGTCTCAGCAGTCAGCAAAAGTAGTGTCTCAGCAGCCAGCAAATAGCAGATTCCAGGCAGCCTCCCCAGAAGATGCTGCTCTCAAATGGCGAACACTGCTGGAGGGGCAGTTAGCAAATGCTGGTTCTAGTGACTTCAAACCATTTgcaaaaaatccagaaaaacaaaaaagatacGAAAATTTTGTGAAAAGTCttaaacaaggagaaaaaggtaaaatatttcttgattaatttttttttgcttctccccttttttttttttgtcccaatgtattttatattcacTCTGAGTTCTCTTTCTGGATTCCACAGCATTTCTCCTTTTACTTCTTTTCAGGACTAATGTTAACAGAAATCTTTACTTGACACTTAATCATGTTGATTTCAGGAAAACTGCTCAGTTACTCAGTTATCAGCAAGTCCTGATTTTAGGCATTATATTTCATACTTCTATGATGTAGCAGAAGTGAAGTTCTACTTAATTTCCTGGGTTTCCCTTATTTCATTTGCCAAGTTACACTTCAGCTTTGGTCAATGGAACAAGCCTTTTAATTTAGTTTGTTTCTCTTCAAGGAGTTAAACTGACAGATCATATAAAGGCAGAAAGATGTTTGGGTAACAGTAGAATCAAACCCCATACCCTTTGCAGCAGGGCAAGAGAGAACCCTAAAG comes from the Ficedula albicollis isolate OC2 chromosome 11, FicAlb1.5, whole genome shotgun sequence genome and includes:
- the GPATCH1 gene encoding G patch domain-containing protein 1 isoform X1; this translates as MAAAESSDSEEEDLVSYGSALQPLQEGERIKKPVPLQEQTVKDAKGRYQRFHGAFTGGFSAGYFNTVGTKEGWTPSAFVSSRQKRADRTTFGPEDFMDEEDLSEFGIAPKDITTTDDFASKAKDRIKEKARQIAGVVAPIPGTTAFDDLIGPSKITVGVELLRKMGWKEGQGIGPRVKRKPCRQKPDPTVKIYGCALPPGLSEGSEDEEDEYQPENVTFAPKDVMPVDLTPKENVHGLGYKGLDPSQALFGVSGQEHLNLFTGGSEETSNLLGDLRHSKGRKLGITGQAFGVGALEEEDDDIYATDTLSKYDTVLKDEEPGDGLYGWTAPKQYKSTKRPEGEFKYIGKVLAGFSLASKSSAPIKIYPPPSLPRNYRPFHYFRPVIIAGNENSHLQKALEQSTGKLESDPTHQSRHALNAAQRREQLGETELKGPAPSILEYLCEKDRERLKEVKRASEQQMKAKVVSQQSAKVVSQQPANSRFQAASPEDAALKWRTLLEGQLANAGSSDFKPFAKNPEKQKRYENFVKSLKQGEKVETLERFLDPNMTEWERGREQEEFCRAAMFYRSSNSTLSSRFTRAKYEDDVDKVEVPRDQENDIDDKETAVKMKMFGKLTRDTFEWHPDKLLCKRFNVRDPYPDSSIVGLPKVKRDKYSVFNFLTVPEPTTSVTQATTKKIQESNSVNKPKKSSRWDVSDKEKEKKDSISEFISLARSKADNQQQPTMPATEECGAGRAESLPSVQVADEDKNQEEESGRPPMDLFKAIFVSSSDEKSSSSEEESDEEQQPTTSERQSETTKQVDVPDSSSSNLQETVTAIADSGISALPTSKQELDAAEEFGPKLPPAFSSGTTWQQQTVVPATFPGPSRKEKHRKIRERHKTKKGRKRKKEKKKKHKKQKNKGKHKNKKSEKDSSSDTTDSSDSLSDMDTTGLSPKELLRRLKQLQH
- the GPATCH1 gene encoding G patch domain-containing protein 1 isoform X2; the protein is MAAAESSDSEEEDLVSYGSALQPLQEGERIKKPVPLQEQTVKDAKGRYQRFHGAFTGGFSAGYFNTVGTKEGWTPSAFVSSRQKRADRTTFGPEDFMDEEDLSEFGIAPKDITTTDDFASKAKDRIKEKARQIAGVVAPIPGTTAFDDLIGPSKITVGVELLRKMGWKEGQGIGPRVKRKPCRQKPDPTVKIYGCALPPGLSEGSEDEEDEYQPENVTFAPKDVMPVDLTPKENVHGLGYKGLDPSQALFGVSGQEHLNLFTGGSEETSNLLGDLRHSKGRKLGITGQAFGVGALEEEDDDIYATDTLSKYDTVLKDEEPGDGLYGWTAPKQYKSTKRPEGEFKYIGKVLAGFSLASKSSAPIKIYPPPSLPRNYRPFHYFRPVIIAGNENSHLQKALEQSTGKLESDPTHQSRHALNAAQRREQLGETELKGPAPSILEYLCEKDRERLKEVKRASEQQMKAKVVSQQSAKVVSQQPANSRFQAASPEDAALKWRTLLEGQLANAGSSDFKPFAKNPEKQKRYENFVKSLKQGEKVETLERFLDPNMTEWERGREQEEFCRAAMFYRSSNSTLSSRFTRAKYEDDVDKVEVPRDQENDIDDKETAVKMKMFGKLTRDTFEWHPDKLLCKRFNVRDPYPDSSIVGLPKVKRDKYSVFNFLTVPEPTTSVTQATTKKIQESNSVNKPKKSSRWDVSDKEKEKKDSISEFISLARSKADNQQQPTMPATEECGAGRAESLPSVVADEDKNQEEESGRPPMDLFKAIFVSSSDEKSSSSEEESDEEQQPTTSERQSETTKQVDVPDSSSSNLQETVTAIADSGISALPTSKQELDAAEEFGPKLPPAFSSGTTWQQQTVVPATFPGPSRKEKHRKIRERHKTKKGRKRKKEKKKKHKKQKNKGKHKNKKSEKDSSSDTTDSSDSLSDMDTTGLSPKELLRRLKQLQH